A stretch of the Argentina anserina chromosome 6, drPotAnse1.1, whole genome shotgun sequence genome encodes the following:
- the LOC126801184 gene encoding nudix hydrolase 15, mitochondrial-like codes for MACIVPPPMCPTEDLGSENFQRLAKQLQCYRPPKLIDEMEENIEHGITEEPSCVTIRERRAAVLICIFEGPEGELRVILTRRSMNLASHPGDVALPGGKMEESDEDESATALREAMEEIGLNSSLVQVVAKLEFFLSQHSLTVIPVIGLVSRIEDFKPLLNTDEVDAIFDVPLEMFLKKENHRFDEREWKGCKYVVHHFEFESEHGEFLIWGLTASILIRAASVIYRQSPVFQAHLPDFQTLQKALHGVNSNVA; via the exons ATGGCTTGTATTGTTCCTCCTCCTATGTGCCCAACAGAGGATTTGGGAAGCGAAAACTTCCAAAGGCTTGCCAAGCAGCTTCAGTGTTACAGGCCACCCAAATTAATTGACGAAATGGAGGAAAATATCGAGCATGGAATAACCGAAGAGCCTTCTTGTGTCACAATTAGAGAGAGAAGAGCAGCTGTTCTAATATGCATCTTTGAAGGTCCTGAGGGTGAGCTAAGAGTTATTCTTACTAGAAGATCAATGAACTTGGCTTCACATCCAG GTGATGTAGCATTGCCAGGTGGAAAAATGGAGGAGAGTGATGAAGATGAATCTGCAACTGCACTGAGGGAAGCCATGGAAGAGATTGGCCTAAATTCTAGTCTAGTTCAAGTTGTCGCTAAACTAGAGTTCTTTTTATCACAG CACTCACTCACAGTTATCCCTGTCATTGGATTAGTATCCCGGATAGAAGATTTCAAGCCTCTACTCAACACTGACGAAGTTGATGCTATATTTGATGTCCCACTGGAGATGTTTCTCAAG AAAGAAAATCACAGATTCGACGAGAGAGAATGGAAAGGATGTAAATATGTTGTCCatcattttgaatttgaatccGAGCATGGAGAGTTCTTAATATGGGGACTTACTGCAAGCATTCTGATTAGAGCTGCCTCTGTTATCTACCGGCAATCTCCAGTCTTTCAAGCACATCTCCCTGACTTTCAAACTTTACAAAAAGCCTTGCATGGTGTTAACTCTAATGTAGCATGA